From Bacillus sp. Bos-x628, the proteins below share one genomic window:
- the flgG gene encoding flagellar basal body rod protein FlgG — translation MLRSLYSGISGMKNFQTKLDIVSNNVANVNTHGYKKSRITFKDMVSQTVASSGGSTNNSGSINSKQIGLGSSLSSIDKIMKPGSAQNTDDPYDFYINGDGFFRIEKQGEVLYTRTGNFKPDSEGNLVTPDGNYLLGMNGQKITIPSGASSVSVGPDGTISVVQNNVSRKVGQVSLVSFSNAAGLDKVGDNLYRQTLSSGAPSNAIVPGEQGTGELQTGRLEMSNVDLTDEFTEMIIAQRGFQSNAKTITTSDEILQELVNLKR, via the coding sequence ATGTTACGCTCACTTTACTCAGGAATTAGTGGAATGAAAAACTTCCAAACGAAATTAGATATTGTGTCCAATAACGTGGCCAACGTCAATACTCACGGATATAAAAAAAGCCGTATCACATTTAAAGATATGGTGAGTCAAACTGTTGCTAGCTCTGGTGGATCTACAAATAACTCAGGGTCTATTAACTCAAAGCAGATCGGTCTTGGATCATCTCTTTCATCCATTGATAAGATCATGAAACCAGGTTCCGCACAAAACACAGATGATCCATATGACTTCTATATCAACGGAGACGGATTCTTCCGTATTGAAAAACAAGGAGAAGTTCTTTACACAAGAACGGGAAACTTCAAACCTGATTCAGAAGGTAATTTAGTTACACCTGATGGAAACTATCTACTTGGCATGAATGGACAAAAAATTACCATTCCTAGCGGTGCTTCAAGTGTCAGTGTTGGTCCAGATGGAACGATTTCGGTTGTGCAAAACAATGTTTCAAGAAAAGTTGGCCAAGTGTCACTTGTATCGTTCAGTAACGCAGCAGGATTAGACAAAGTCGGTGACAACCTATACCGCCAAACGTTAAGTTCAGGTGCACCAAGTAATGCGATTGTGCCGGGTGAACAAGGGACAGGTGAACTTCAAACAGGAAGACTTGAAATGTCAAATGTTGACTTAACAGACGAATTTACAGAAATGATTATCGCCCAGCGTGGATTCCAATCAAATGCAAAGACGATTACCACATCTGATGAAATTCTGCAGGAGCTTGTGAATCTAAAACGATAG
- a CDS encoding flagellar hook-length control protein FliK, which translates to MKLLDIGALQQSSQSLSGLKGGDVKSVSGLFKQLLGGAGAPSSQVDSQPAGTLLSIDDAMQIIEKWMQSPEDGIDGDLLQALQALQGQKLGQSDLQSLDALFQKMESSIYGDQDNKPVAAHGEQLIQVHFFLYQLINQQPLKFDAKLVQDIQDKGQDFIHFLSKNGADEKIIQQVKEQFFSQGSSSKLSDMSQSELKQFNQLIDHMMASAKGSDKEWKISLGELKEMLSPRNEVPLTSPSKSAASLEWFIKKEGVKGQNAASPASSEKIPIQTLLSGHKQFFQLQSASSVQQTQLTDEKPSTVDQQILNTWKQMKFTPFGNSSGRFTVRLNPENLGFITIQLTKQNGVYASKITASTQAAKELLEHHLPQLKQALPNMSVQVDRFHVPLQSNEQPLFGQFSEENKHQQPKEQDPKKSDEQDAEFQDVLDALVLSDKEEEEI; encoded by the coding sequence GTGAAACTACTGGATATAGGGGCATTACAGCAATCTTCTCAGAGCCTTTCCGGACTTAAAGGAGGCGATGTGAAATCAGTAAGCGGGTTGTTTAAGCAGTTGCTTGGGGGCGCAGGTGCTCCAAGCAGCCAAGTCGATTCACAGCCAGCGGGAACCCTTCTTTCAATTGATGATGCGATGCAAATCATTGAAAAATGGATGCAATCACCTGAAGATGGCATTGATGGCGATCTACTCCAAGCATTACAAGCTTTGCAAGGTCAAAAGCTTGGTCAATCTGATCTTCAGTCATTAGACGCTTTATTTCAAAAGATGGAATCATCCATATATGGTGATCAAGATAACAAACCAGTAGCTGCACACGGAGAACAGCTCATACAAGTCCACTTTTTCTTATATCAATTGATCAACCAGCAGCCGCTCAAGTTTGATGCAAAGCTTGTGCAGGACATTCAAGATAAAGGTCAGGATTTCATCCATTTTCTTTCAAAAAACGGTGCAGATGAGAAGATTATTCAGCAGGTAAAAGAGCAGTTTTTCTCGCAAGGCTCATCCTCAAAGCTAAGCGATATGTCGCAAAGTGAGCTGAAACAGTTCAACCAATTAATTGACCATATGATGGCAAGTGCAAAAGGATCTGACAAAGAGTGGAAAATTTCTCTAGGGGAGTTAAAAGAAATGCTCTCTCCACGAAATGAAGTTCCCCTCACGTCTCCATCAAAAAGTGCTGCATCACTCGAATGGTTCATCAAAAAAGAAGGGGTAAAAGGACAAAATGCCGCTTCACCTGCTTCTTCTGAAAAGATACCTATCCAAACGCTTTTATCAGGACACAAGCAGTTTTTCCAATTGCAATCTGCTTCTTCAGTTCAGCAGACGCAACTAACTGATGAAAAACCTAGTACGGTTGATCAGCAAATTTTAAACACATGGAAACAAATGAAGTTTACTCCATTCGGAAACTCAAGTGGACGCTTTACGGTTCGGTTAAACCCAGAAAATCTTGGGTTTATCACCATTCAACTAACGAAACAAAATGGTGTATATGCGAGTAAAATCACAGCCTCAACACAAGCAGCGAAAGAGCTGTTAGAACATCATCTGCCGCAGCTAAAGCAGGCACTTCCGAATATGTCGGTTCAAGTTGACCGATTCCATGTACCGCTGCAATCAAATGAACAGCCGTTATTCGGACAGTTTAGTGAAGAAAACAAGCACCAGCAGCCAAAAGAACAAGATCCGAAGAAGTCTGATGAACAGGATGCAGAATTCCAAGACGTTTTAGATGCGCTTGTTCTATCAGACAAAGAAGAGGAGGAGATATAA
- the fliL gene encoding flagellar basal body-associated protein FliL, with product MKKKLVVVMLIMIIAIVGIGAGIFFLLNGSGEAKAKKEPTADEVVKASVEIPEIITNLKSEGNAVKIVLNIETDSEKAKEELEKRNFQVKDAVIDILSDTSADEIDGKKGREHFKTQVKNRVNNYLQDGKVKEVYITSFNLQ from the coding sequence ATGAAGAAGAAATTAGTCGTAGTAATGCTCATCATGATTATTGCCATTGTCGGAATTGGAGCAGGTATCTTTTTCCTGCTTAACGGGTCAGGCGAAGCCAAAGCAAAAAAAGAGCCTACAGCAGATGAAGTCGTAAAAGCTTCTGTTGAAATTCCTGAAATCATTACAAACTTAAAGTCTGAAGGAAATGCTGTCAAAATTGTATTAAATATTGAAACAGACTCCGAAAAAGCAAAAGAAGAGCTTGAAAAACGAAACTTTCAAGTAAAAGATGCAGTTATCGACATTTTATCAGACACGAGTGCTGATGAAATTGATGGCAAAAAAGGAAGAGAACATTTTAAAACACAAGTCAAAAATAGAGTGAACAACTATTTGCAAGATGGCAAGGTGAAAGAAGTTTATATAACCTCCTTTAATCTGCAATAG
- the flgD gene encoding flagellar hook assembly protein FlgD: MVTVDSTLRTAATTDTSSSAAKKTDTLGRDQFLKILLTQLQNQDPTNPLDDREFVTQLATFSSLEQQMNMNESIGQLNKVMSTFVAHQDPFTTYVGWIGKEVIGKKDDKEISGTVKSVKNINNEYFLVLNDGTKVSPWDVTTVGEKS, encoded by the coding sequence ATGGTAACTGTTGATTCTACACTTAGAACAGCCGCAACAACGGACACTTCTTCAAGTGCAGCGAAGAAAACAGACACGCTTGGCCGAGACCAGTTTTTAAAAATATTGCTTACACAGCTTCAAAACCAAGATCCAACCAATCCGTTGGATGACCGTGAGTTTGTCACTCAGCTCGCTACATTTTCTTCGTTAGAACAGCAAATGAATATGAACGAATCAATTGGTCAGCTCAATAAAGTCATGTCCACATTTGTTGCACATCAAGATCCATTTACAACGTATGTAGGCTGGATTGGAAAAGAAGTAATCGGCAAAAAAGATGACAAAGAAATTTCAGGCACTGTGAAATCTGTTAAAAACATAAACAACGAATACTTCCTGGTTCTTAATGATGGAACAAAAGTCAGTCCTTGGGATGTTACAACTGTTGGAGAAAAATCGTAA
- the fliM gene encoding flagellar motor switch protein FliM → MSGEVLSQNEIDALLSAISTGEMDAEELKKEETMKKVKVYDFKRALRFSKDQIRSLTRIHDNFARLLTTHFSAQLRSYIQISVSSVDQVPYEEFIRSIPNMTLLNLFYVSPLEGKIMLEVNPTIGYAMMDRLMGGIGISHNKTDSLTEIETKIISNMFEGALENYREAWQSITDIEPEMADFEVNPQFVQMVSPNETVVVISLNTQIGEVSGVINLCIPHVVLEPIIPKLSFHYWMQSDRNEPKQEETKAIEQRIMTAKIPVVAELGRSEMTVEEFLNLEIGDCITLDKPVNAPLTVMVGNKPKFLGQAGRVNRKQAIQILDHDIRGEEDGE, encoded by the coding sequence ATGTCAGGAGAAGTGCTTTCCCAGAATGAGATCGATGCATTATTGTCCGCCATATCTACAGGGGAAATGGATGCAGAAGAGCTGAAAAAAGAAGAAACAATGAAAAAAGTGAAGGTGTATGACTTTAAGCGTGCACTGCGTTTTTCAAAAGATCAAATTCGTAGTTTAACGAGGATTCACGATAACTTCGCTAGGCTGCTCACCACTCACTTTTCAGCACAGCTAAGATCATATATTCAAATTTCTGTGAGTTCTGTTGACCAAGTACCTTACGAAGAATTTATTCGTTCGATTCCTAATATGACCTTATTAAACTTATTTTACGTAAGCCCGCTTGAAGGAAAAATCATGCTTGAAGTGAACCCAACAATTGGCTATGCCATGATGGACAGGCTAATGGGCGGGATTGGCATTAGTCATAATAAAACAGATTCACTTACAGAAATCGAAACAAAGATTATCTCAAACATGTTTGAGGGGGCTTTGGAAAATTACAGAGAAGCGTGGCAGTCCATAACCGACATCGAGCCAGAAATGGCTGATTTCGAGGTGAATCCCCAGTTTGTTCAAATGGTTTCGCCGAATGAAACAGTTGTCGTCATTTCCCTGAATACGCAAATTGGTGAGGTAAGTGGGGTTATCAACTTATGTATTCCTCACGTCGTATTAGAGCCTATCATTCCGAAGCTGTCGTTTCATTACTGGATGCAGTCTGACCGAAATGAACCGAAACAAGAAGAAACAAAGGCCATTGAACAACGGATTATGACGGCAAAAATTCCAGTAGTCGCTGAACTTGGGCGATCGGAAATGACGGTGGAAGAGTTTTTGAATTTGGAAATTGGTGATTGTATTACCTTGGACAAACCAGTAAATGCGCCTCTTACTGTTATGGTCGGAAATAAACCGAAATTCTTGGGACAGGCCGGCCGCGTGAATCGGAAACAGGCGATTCAAATTCTAGATCACGACATAAGAGGTGAAGAAGATGGAGAATAA
- the fliJ gene encoding flagellar export protein FliJ, translating into MKYQFKFQKLLELKESEKDKSLAAYQQSVSAFEQVAEKLYENMSKKELMEKSKEEKLRSGMSVQEMRHYQQFVTNLDNTIHHYQQLVIMKRHQMNEKQSDLTEKNIEFKKFEIMKEKQFEKFSLEHKAKEMKEMDDISISQFMFQGH; encoded by the coding sequence GTGAAATATCAATTTAAATTTCAAAAGCTCTTAGAACTGAAAGAAAGTGAAAAAGACAAGTCACTCGCAGCGTATCAACAATCCGTTTCGGCATTTGAGCAAGTCGCTGAAAAACTCTATGAAAATATGAGTAAAAAGGAGCTTATGGAAAAAAGCAAGGAAGAAAAGCTGAGAAGCGGAATGAGTGTTCAAGAAATGCGTCACTATCAGCAATTTGTGACCAACTTAGATAACACGATTCATCATTATCAGCAACTAGTGATCATGAAACGTCATCAAATGAATGAAAAACAATCTGATTTAACGGAAAAAAACATTGAGTTTAAAAAGTTTGAAATAATGAAAGAAAAGCAATTCGAAAAGTTTTCCCTTGAACATAAGGCAAAAGAAATGAAAGAAATGGATGATATCTCTATTAGCCAATTCATGTTTCAAGGACACTAG
- a CDS encoding flagellar FlbD family protein, with translation MIEVTRLNGKGFMINALHIEQIESFPDTTITLSNGKKFVVKEDETELKEKIISFYRKIQVISLNQGIEEFE, from the coding sequence ATGATAGAAGTGACAAGATTAAATGGCAAAGGATTTATGATCAACGCTCTCCATATTGAGCAAATCGAAAGCTTCCCAGATACGACAATTACATTATCCAATGGAAAGAAATTTGTCGTGAAAGAAGACGAGACAGAGCTCAAAGAGAAAATCATCTCTTTCTACAGAAAAATCCAAGTCATTTCATTGAATCAAGGAATAGAGGAGTTTGAATGA